Proteins encoded by one window of uncultured Celeribacter sp.:
- the truA gene encoding tRNA pseudouridine(38-40) synthase TruA — MPRYALLIEYNGAPFAGWQRQKEHPSVQQAVEEALRKLEPDCPGIGAAGRTDAGVHATAQVAHCDMAKDWDPFRLSEALNHHLKPNPVAILKAARVDDDWHARFSALERRYMFRLVSRRAPLVHDAGLAWRVNHELNVDAMQAGADRLIGLHDFTTFRSTMCQADSPVKTLDEARVEVSDIPYGQEFQFYFRARSFLHNQVRSFVGTLERVGSGAWSPEDVTEALEAKDRAACGPVCPPEGLYLVGVGYPEDPFSE, encoded by the coding sequence ATGCCCAGATACGCCCTTTTGATCGAATATAACGGCGCGCCTTTTGCCGGTTGGCAACGCCAGAAAGAGCATCCTTCCGTGCAACAAGCGGTGGAGGAGGCTTTGCGCAAACTCGAACCCGATTGTCCGGGGATCGGCGCCGCCGGGCGAACGGACGCGGGGGTGCATGCGACCGCTCAGGTGGCGCATTGCGATATGGCGAAGGATTGGGATCCGTTTCGCCTGTCTGAGGCTCTGAACCACCATCTAAAACCCAACCCTGTGGCGATCCTGAAAGCGGCCCGCGTGGATGACGATTGGCACGCGCGGTTTTCGGCGCTGGAGCGGCGCTATATGTTCCGGCTGGTGTCGCGCCGCGCGCCTTTGGTGCATGACGCGGGGCTGGCGTGGCGGGTCAACCATGAGCTGAACGTGGATGCCATGCAGGCGGGGGCGGATCGGCTGATCGGCCTGCATGATTTCACCACTTTTCGCTCGACCATGTGTCAGGCGGACAGCCCGGTGAAGACGCTGGACGAGGCGCGGGTCGAGGTTTCGGACATCCCCTATGGGCAAGAATTTCAGTTCTATTTCCGGGCGAGGTCCTTCCTGCACAACCAAGTGCGCAGCTTTGTCGGCACGCTTGAGCGTGTCGGATCGGGGGCGTGGTCTCCCGAGGATGTGACCGAGGCTTTGGAGGCCAAGGATCGCGCGGCCTGTGGGCCGGTCTGTCCGCCGGAGGGGCTCTATCTGGTGGGCGTTGGCTACCCGGAAGATCCCTTCTCAGAGTGA